Genomic DNA from Segatella copri:
ACGTAGGAATGCACTTTTTTTCTCTATTCTATCCTTATGCAATCGATTTCTACATACATTATTACCTCAGTTCGGGATAAGAAATAGTGCCTAAAAAAGTTGGTAATCTCCGATATTTTTTGTATCTTTGTAGTTGAAATCCAATTAGTTACAAACATAAAAAGATATCATTATGGAGATTACCAAGGACAAAGTTACAGAATTATTTTGTATTATTGATGAATTTTACAAAGTTTTTGATGCTGAAAATGCAGGAAAATTGCTTTTGGGTGAAGATGGAGTAAAGCGCAGACGACGTAAAGCCTCTTTATCTGATAGTGAAATCATGACGATTTTGCTGTATTTCCATTTCGGCTCGTTCCGAAACTTCAAGCATTATTACCTATTCTTTATTAGAGGAACTTTGAAGTCATATTTTCCAAATGCGGTGTCTTATAACCGTTTTGTAGAACTTGAAAGTCGCGTATTCTTCCCTCTCATGTTCTTCCTGAATCTCCGTGCTTTTGGCAGATGTACAGGTATAACCTTTGTTGATTCAACCATGATACCAATATGCCACAATCTCAGGCGTTATGCCAACAAAGTGTTCAAAGGCATTGCCACAAACGGAAAGGGAACAATGGGATGGTGTCATGGGTTCAAGCTACATCTGGCTTGTAATGATAGAGGTGAGATAATTGCTTTTGTTCTCACTGGTGCAAACGTTAGCGACAAAGATCCAACGGTATTCGATGTGTTGGCTAAACGTCTGTATGGTAAGCTGTTTGCAGATAAAGGATATATCTCGCAAAAACTCTTCGATTCGCTTTTTGAGGAAGGCATCCAGTTGGTAACAGGACTGAGAGTGAACATGAAGAACAAACTAATGCCGTTCTATGACAAGATGATGCTACGCAAAAGATACATCATTGAAACGATTAATGACCTGTTGAAAAATACGGCTCAGATAGTACATTCACGTCACAGGTCTGTTGCGAATTTCATCATAAATATTATTTCTGCATTAGGGGCATACTGTTTCTTTGACAACAAGCCCAAGGCACTTACTGGATACGTTATCGAAGATACGAAACAGCTTAGTCTTTTCTAACATTGCATATTTTACATGAGGATTTTGTCTCAGCAACCATCCAAGATATATAGATGGTTGCCAAGCCTCTGTGTCCCTTATATAAAAACATTATAAAGCCTTTAGATAGAGCTCGTTATCCCGAACTGAGGTATTATTATATAGAAAGTACTTAATCTTTAACTTCAAAACATTATCGAGAATTATGAAGCATACTAAGTTTTTTATCTTCGCGCTCGTTGCTGCGATGACGTTCTCTGCCTGCGGCACTGACGATACCCTGCAGTTCTATTATCCTGAAAACGGTGGTAATACAGGTGGTGGTAATACAGGTGGCAATACCGGTGGTGAATCAACCGATAAGAACAATACAAACAAGAATGTGGCTACTGCCAACATGCCACAAGTGGTAAGAAACGCTATCGGCGGTCTGGAGTTCCCAAAGCTCAAGAATAATGGTACCAGCTATGCCATCGTTCACATGGATAATACAACAGGTATGTTGAACTATTCTACAGAATGGGATGACAACATGAAGAGCCAGAGATGGAGCTGCTATACTTTCCACACAGGAAACACGGCATCTAACGTTGACAGATGGAAACCTGGTCAAGGCGAGCGCAACTATCCATGGGATACGGATCTGAAAGAACAATGGGGAATTACAGATTTTACAGAAGACCCTACTCCTACAGCTCAAGGCTTTGACCATGGTCATATCTGCCCTTCTGCTGACCGTAAGCTGAACCTTACCCAGCAGAAGCAGACTTTCTTCATGACCAACATGCAACCACAGTACAGCAACTTCAACCAGCGTGGCACCTGGTATAAGATGGAGGAAGATCTTCGTAATAAAGCTCCAAAGATTGATTCTGATACCCTGTTTATCGTGAAGGGCGGTACCATCGACCCAGTTGGCAGCGAGAGTAATCTCCTTGGCTGGAAGAAGAATGGTGCTTCTAGCGAAACAAAGAAGCCAGGCTATATCCCAATACCAAAGTATTTCTTTGTAGCTGTTTTGAAAAAGGAGTTTAATAAGAGCAAAGACCAGTATACCTACAGTGCCTTCGGCTACTGGTTCCTTCACGAGAACAAGGCATTTGAAAAGGGCGATAAGCTCGGCAAATATGTCGTAAACATCAAGACGCTGGAAGACAAAACCGGCATCGACTTCTTCTGTAATCTCCCTGATGAAATCGAGAAGGAAGTGGAAAACGTAGATGCAGAAGCTCTCAAGAAACTTTGGGGCTTCAAATAAATCAGGCTATATACAAACAAAGAATCCGCTCTCTCAAAGCAATGAGTGAGCGGATTTCTTTTGTTTATATCATCATCTTCTTGGCAACTTCTTGATTGCATGTGGCATGAATGCCCTGCCGGTAGCCTTACCGAAGCTAGGAGCTACGGAATCGGTAGCAGCAGAACGGGTCTTCTTACGGGCTCCACTCGGATCGTAGCGCACTAAATCGATTTGCATCACATCACCCTTAGCCTTACCTGTTCCTATCATATAACCATAGAACACCTCAGTTCGGGATAACGAGCTCTATCTAAAGGCTTTATAATGTTTTTATATAAGGGACACAGAGGCTTGGCAACCATCTATATATCTTGGATGGTTGCTGAGACAAAATCCTCATGTAAAATATGCAATGTTAGAAAAGACTAAGCTGTTTCGTATCTTCGATAACGTATCCAGTAAGTGCCTTGGGCTTGTTGTCAAAGAAACAGTATGCCCCTAATGCAGAAATAATATTTATGATGAAATTCGCAACAGACCTGTGACGTGAATGTACTATCTGAGCCGTATTTTTCAACAGGTCATTAATCGTTTCAATGATGTATCTTTTGCGTAGCATCATCTTGTCATAGAACGGCATTAGTTTGTTCTTCATGTTCACTCTCAGTCCTGTTACCAACTGGATGCCTTCCTCAAAAAGCGAATCGAAGAGTTTTTGCGAGATATATCCTTTATCTGCAAACAGCTTACCATACAGACGTTTAGCCAACACATCGAATACCGTTGGATCTTTGTCGCTAACGTTTGCACCAGTGAGAACAAAAGCAATTATCTCACCTCTATCATTACAAGCCAGATGTAGCTTGAACCCATGACACCATCCCATTGTTCCCTTTCCGTTTGTGGCAATGCCTTTGAACACTTTGTTGGCATAACGCCTGAGATTGTGGCATATTGGTATCATGGTTGAATCAACAAAGGTTATACCTGTACATCTGCCAAAAGCACGGAGATTCAGGAAGAACATGAGAGGGAAGAATACGCGACTTTCAAGTTCTACAAAACGGTTATAAGACACCGCATTTGGAAAATATGACTTCAAAGTTCCTCTAATAAAGAATAGGTAATAATGCTTGAAGTTTCGGAACGAGCCGAAATGGAAATACAGCAAAATCGTCATGATTTCACTATCAGATAAAGAGGCTTTACGTCGTCTGCGCTTTACTCCATCTTCACCCAAAAGCAATTTTCCTGCATTTTCAGCATCAAAAACTTTGTAAAATTCATCAATAATACAAAATAATTCTGTAACTTTGTCCTTGGTAATCTCCATAATGATATCTTTTTATGTTTGTAACTAATTGGATTTCAACTACAAAGATACAAAAAATATCGGAGATTACCAACTTTTTTAGGCACTATTTCTTATCCCGAACTGAGGTATAGAACACATCCTGGCCCCTTTCATCACCCAGATAGAAACCATACTGCTTAGCACCTGCATCCATCACATAGGTAGCACCAGAATCATTATAACGGATATAAATATCACCATTCTTATCGATGTACCAGGCAAACTTCAGGGTCTGGGTTTCATTGCTTCCATCATCGGCATAATCCACTTCTACACCATTACCACTGAGCGAGTTAACCTTATTATCACCCGCCTGATAGAACGTCATCTCGGCATTGAAACTGTAATTATTGCGAGACTGGCCGTCCTCAGCAAGTTCAGAGAGCATCACAGAGCCTCTCCAGTCGCCTGTAAGAGTCTGAGCCTCCGACAGCAGGTAATCATCCTGAGAGCCGTTAGAACCGTTGTTCCAGTCGCCCTGATTCCATCCCCAGCCACCATGATTATAGTCATCATACCAGTAATAATCATCATGCCAATAATCATCATCATCACATGAGGTAAATGAGAAAGATGCTGTAGCTATCGCCATCCACATCCATATCCGATTAAACTTTTTCATATCTTGTTTCCTTTCTTCAAACTAAATTCCTTATTGCCTTACTTCACTACAAAGCGGCGAACAGGCTTCTGATTATCATCTGCCACCTTAACATACTCTACAGAATCCTTAGCTCCGCGAGAAACAATCTGGGTGTTCTCCAAGCCCGAATGCTGCTTGCTGTAGCCCCAACCGTCATCGTAGTCCCAATCGTAGCCCCAGTCATAATCGCGCCAGTTATAGCTGTAAGAATCGCGATAAAGCTCGAAATAAGCACGGTTGCCGTTATCAGCATCTACATATCCAGAGAACTTGCGGTCGCCCAGAGCATAGTCGTAAATCACAACATCACTATTCTCATCAAGAAGAGTGATATAGATGTTTCTGTTGCGTACTGTCCAGGTAATACGGTTTGCTATATAATTGTTACCATGCCAATAATCTCTATCAAAGTAATCGATCCAATAGCCTGTACCGGAATAGATGCCATCATTCTGGTCGAATCGGATTACCGAGTAGAGGGCATTGTGATTACCATATTCTACCAACATATTACCCTTCCATGTACCATCGAGGGTGTATGCAATATCAGAATCATCATCACATGAGGTGAATGAGATACTCATCAAAGCTATGAAAGCCATTGTGAGAAGAGTAGTAAACTTTTTCATATCAATTTAT
This window encodes:
- a CDS encoding IS982 family transposase, which produces MEITKDKVTELFCIIDEFYKVFDAENAGKLLLGEDGVKRRRRKASLSDSEIMTILLYFHFGSFRNFKHYYLFFIRGTLKSYFPNAVSYNRFVELESRVFFPLMFFLNLRAFGRCTGITFVDSTMIPICHNLRRYANKVFKGIATNGKGTMGWCHGFKLHLACNDRGEIIAFVLTGANVSDKDPTVFDVLAKRLYGKLFADKGYISQKLFDSLFEEGIQLVTGLRVNMKNKLMPFYDKMMLRKRYIIETINDLLKNTAQIVHSRHRSVANFIINIISALGAYCFFDNKPKALTGYVIEDTKQLSLF
- a CDS encoding DNA/RNA non-specific endonuclease, with the translated sequence MKHTKFFIFALVAAMTFSACGTDDTLQFYYPENGGNTGGGNTGGNTGGESTDKNNTNKNVATANMPQVVRNAIGGLEFPKLKNNGTSYAIVHMDNTTGMLNYSTEWDDNMKSQRWSCYTFHTGNTASNVDRWKPGQGERNYPWDTDLKEQWGITDFTEDPTPTAQGFDHGHICPSADRKLNLTQQKQTFFMTNMQPQYSNFNQRGTWYKMEEDLRNKAPKIDSDTLFIVKGGTIDPVGSESNLLGWKKNGASSETKKPGYIPIPKYFFVAVLKKEFNKSKDQYTYSAFGYWFLHENKAFEKGDKLGKYVVNIKTLEDKTGIDFFCNLPDEIEKEVENVDAEALKKLWGFK
- a CDS encoding hepatitis A virus cellular receptor 1 — translated: MKKFTTLLTMAFIALMSISFTSCDDDSDIAYTLDGTWKGNMLVEYGNHNALYSVIRFDQNDGIYSGTGYWIDYFDRDYWHGNNYIANRITWTVRNRNIYITLLDENSDVVIYDYALGDRKFSGYVDADNGNRAYFELYRDSYSYNWRDYDWGYDWDYDDGWGYSKQHSGLENTQIVSRGAKDSVEYVKVADDNQKPVRRFVVK